A genomic region of Luteolibacter sp. Y139 contains the following coding sequences:
- a CDS encoding right-handed parallel beta-helix repeat-containing protein, translating into MMFRVSPMIFLSALPLAAADYHLSPTGSDAGPGSFAQPWKTFSHAAPLLAAGDTLYLHAGVYPERLMLSDKSGTAAAPIVIQAYQSEVAIIDGATLSVPAGDRAGLVAVVNCNHVHLRGLEVRNFKTTVAAQLPAGIQIEGSGSGLKVLDCKVHDIWQSNTTKNGNGFGICVYGTSTTPIDGLVLDNNEVHDLRTGQSESVVLNGNVTNFVVSRNHVYNCNNIGIDLIGYEGSAPTTATDRARGGVVRENLVHGIDSAYNPGYGGNFTTGGGERSAAGIYIDGGANIAVERNHVYGSNFGIELASENAAGFTEGILLRNNLLHHNHAAGIIMGGYDSNRGKTRACEVQNNTLFRNDTEETGGGQITLQFYLEKNLFRNNIIWANATTKQMIIHYVEGGTAAQRAFGPSNVFDWNIYFCEGNEADIEFGLNPTGSGSNQGNKSYNGLAAWRTAIGSDANSTFHDPGFVVAVPSATPAAADFKITETSFARDRTSPQFIPHTGEKDFFGASRQANGRVDAGAHEFMTNLQSWRDVHFSLPDGGPPAGNDDDPDADGVRNLVEYSQGMNPALPDANLAPTGGKTGNVFRFRYRKQAPELAYEVQSSVNLGAWPAAIPSEQSDGSGSYWRDFPLTDGKRFVRLSVSQ; encoded by the coding sequence ATGATGTTCCGGGTCTCGCCGATGATCTTCCTATCCGCCCTTCCTCTTGCGGCGGCGGACTACCACCTGAGCCCCACCGGAAGCGACGCAGGGCCGGGCAGCTTTGCACAGCCATGGAAAACCTTTTCGCACGCGGCGCCGCTGCTCGCTGCCGGCGACACTCTGTATCTGCATGCCGGAGTCTATCCCGAGCGGCTGATGCTTTCCGACAAGAGCGGCACGGCGGCGGCACCCATCGTCATTCAAGCGTATCAAAGCGAAGTCGCTATAATTGATGGTGCCACACTCAGCGTCCCTGCCGGCGACAGGGCAGGCTTGGTGGCGGTGGTGAATTGCAATCACGTCCACCTGCGCGGGCTGGAGGTGCGGAACTTCAAGACCACGGTTGCAGCGCAGTTGCCAGCGGGCATCCAGATCGAGGGCAGCGGGAGCGGCTTGAAAGTGCTGGACTGCAAGGTCCACGACATCTGGCAGAGCAATACCACCAAGAACGGGAACGGCTTCGGGATCTGCGTCTACGGCACATCCACCACGCCCATCGATGGCCTGGTGCTGGACAACAACGAGGTCCATGACCTCCGCACCGGCCAAAGCGAATCCGTGGTGCTAAATGGCAATGTGACGAATTTCGTGGTAAGCCGGAATCACGTCTACAACTGCAACAACATCGGCATCGACCTGATCGGCTACGAGGGCTCCGCTCCCACCACGGCCACGGACCGCGCGCGCGGTGGCGTGGTGCGAGAGAATCTGGTCCACGGGATCGATAGCGCCTACAACCCCGGCTACGGCGGCAATTTCACCACCGGCGGAGGAGAGCGCTCGGCGGCGGGCATCTACATCGACGGCGGCGCCAACATCGCCGTGGAGCGCAACCACGTGTATGGCTCCAATTTCGGCATCGAGCTCGCCAGCGAGAACGCCGCCGGTTTCACCGAAGGCATCCTGCTGAGAAACAACCTCCTGCACCACAATCACGCCGCCGGGATCATCATGGGTGGCTACGACTCGAACCGCGGCAAGACCCGGGCCTGCGAGGTGCAGAACAATACCCTCTTCCGCAACGACACCGAGGAAACGGGAGGTGGACAGATCACGCTGCAGTTCTACCTGGAGAAGAACCTATTCAGGAACAACATCATCTGGGCAAACGCGACAACGAAGCAGATGATCATCCACTACGTCGAAGGTGGCACGGCGGCGCAGCGTGCCTTTGGGCCGAGCAATGTCTTCGATTGGAACATCTACTTCTGCGAGGGCAACGAGGCGGACATCGAGTTCGGCCTGAACCCGACCGGCAGTGGCAGCAATCAGGGAAACAAGTCCTACAATGGCCTTGCCGCGTGGCGCACGGCGATCGGTAGCGACGCGAACTCAACCTTTCACGATCCGGGTTTCGTAGTGGCGGTGCCAAGTGCGACCCCCGCCGCGGCCGACTTCAAGATCACCGAGACTTCGTTTGCCCGCGACCGCACCTCTCCCCAGTTCATTCCTCACACCGGGGAGAAGGATTTCTTCGGAGCCTCGCGCCAGGCGAATGGCCGGGTGGATGCCGGGGCGCATGAATTCATGACGAACCTGCAATCATGGCGCGATGTGCACTTCAGCTTGCCTGACGGCGGCCCTCCCGCAGGAAATGACGATGATCCTGACGCGGACGGCGTGCGCAACCTGGTGGAGTATTCGCAGGGGATGAATCCCGCGTTGCCAGATGCCAACCTGGCCCCGACGGGCGGAAAGACGGGCAATGTCTTCCGCTTCCGCTATCGCAAGCAGGCCCCCGAACTCGCCTACGAGGTGCAGTCGTCCGTGAATCTCGGTGCTTGGCCCGCAGCGATCCCATCCGAGCAAAGCGATGGCAGCGGCAGCTACTGGCGGGACTTCCCGCTGACGGACGGCAAGCGCTTCGTCCGGCTGTCAGTCTCCCAGTGA
- a CDS encoding DUF6940 family protein, with amino-acid sequence MPDGYPWKSEARQLDHRTIKVQLMAEAPLTFGEVIGLLESDVDFRGFFTRSLQEAGYNSYFWEVPPVTSSTIGQPFEFVVVEGASLEFLRPDPEPFAGHFAARTGASVIDFPNLGGDAMLVVPAPVAADVGCYTHLGRFLREAPSAQVDAFWHTVGRSMKQRISSSPLWLSTAGMGVSWLHLRLDSRPKYYRHKAYATWNS; translated from the coding sequence ATGCCTGATGGATATCCTTGGAAAAGCGAGGCCCGGCAGTTGGACCATCGGACGATCAAGGTCCAGTTGATGGCGGAAGCTCCGCTGACGTTCGGCGAGGTGATCGGCTTGTTAGAGAGTGATGTGGACTTCCGAGGGTTCTTCACGCGCTCGCTTCAAGAAGCAGGCTACAATTCCTATTTCTGGGAGGTGCCGCCGGTCACCTCTTCCACAATAGGCCAGCCTTTCGAGTTTGTGGTGGTCGAAGGCGCTTCGTTGGAATTCCTCCGGCCCGATCCCGAGCCATTCGCCGGGCACTTCGCGGCCCGAACCGGTGCCAGCGTGATCGATTTCCCGAATCTCGGTGGAGACGCCATGCTGGTGGTTCCAGCGCCTGTTGCCGCCGACGTGGGCTGCTACACTCACTTGGGAAGGTTCCTGCGAGAGGCCCCGTCTGCCCAAGTCGATGCCTTTTGGCACACCGTGGGGAGGAGCATGAAGCAGCGCATCTCAAGTTCACCGCTCTGGCTGAGCACAGCCGGCATGGGTGTCTCTTGGCTGCATCTCCGCCTCGACTCCCGGCCGAAATATTATCGGCACAAGGCATACGCCACTTGGAATTCCTGA
- a CDS encoding MBL fold metallo-hydrolase — translation MLFRSLCRNAEIGANSYLLDTGKARVVLDAGLHPKHDGLEGVPRYDLLEDGSIDSVVVTHAHLDHIGSLPVLLNRQPQAKAFFSQAAAELSTAMLHNSVNVMQAKRTELGIVEYPLFTHRGIDELERVFETRPLERPFELDPDGSLIGTFHDAGHVLGSTGITLQANGHRVMYTGDVNFEDSTLIKGARFPEDHVDALIIETTRGDSVRPADYTRENEELRFADAIARTLHRRGSVLIPVFAMGKTQEVLTMLHRFKKAGLIPKKTPIFIGGLSTKMTVIYDKYAKGRTRRSDDSFRILEDMDLQAGNRKKAGPIPLNPGAIYCLSSGMMSENTVSNQFARAGFLENPKNGLHFVGYADPDSPAGHLRAGQTGDKVVLDSRYGPVARKCEMEIFDFSGHATRESLLEFILKVRPKKAFLVHGDPKASNWFVDQLREKLPKTETIIPQPGTDYRID, via the coding sequence ATGCTTTTTCGCAGCCTTTGCCGCAACGCCGAAATCGGCGCGAATTCCTATCTGCTCGACACCGGAAAGGCTCGTGTGGTCCTCGATGCCGGACTCCATCCCAAGCACGACGGCCTTGAAGGAGTGCCACGCTACGATCTGCTCGAAGACGGCTCGATCGACTCCGTGGTGGTGACTCACGCCCACCTCGATCACATCGGCTCGCTGCCGGTGCTGCTCAATCGCCAGCCGCAGGCCAAGGCGTTCTTTTCCCAAGCCGCCGCCGAGCTTTCGACCGCGATGCTGCATAACTCGGTGAACGTGATGCAGGCGAAGCGCACCGAGCTCGGCATCGTCGAGTATCCGCTCTTCACCCACCGCGGCATCGATGAACTCGAGCGCGTCTTCGAAACCCGCCCCTTGGAGCGGCCCTTCGAACTCGATCCCGATGGCAGCCTGATCGGCACCTTTCATGACGCCGGCCACGTGCTCGGCTCCACCGGCATCACCCTGCAGGCGAATGGCCATCGCGTGATGTACACCGGCGACGTGAATTTCGAGGACTCCACCCTGATCAAGGGCGCACGTTTTCCCGAAGATCATGTCGATGCCCTGATCATCGAGACCACCCGCGGCGACAGTGTGCGACCGGCGGACTACACCCGGGAGAACGAGGAGCTGCGCTTCGCCGATGCGATCGCCCGCACCCTCCACCGCCGTGGTAGCGTGCTGATCCCGGTTTTCGCCATGGGCAAGACCCAGGAGGTGCTGACCATGCTCCATCGCTTCAAGAAGGCCGGCCTGATTCCGAAGAAGACACCCATCTTCATCGGCGGCCTCAGCACCAAGATGACGGTGATCTACGACAAGTATGCCAAGGGCCGTACTCGCCGCAGCGACGACAGCTTCCGCATCCTGGAGGACATGGATCTCCAAGCCGGGAACCGCAAGAAAGCAGGCCCGATCCCGCTGAATCCCGGCGCCATCTATTGCCTCTCCAGCGGCATGATGAGCGAAAACACGGTCTCGAACCAATTCGCCCGCGCCGGCTTCTTGGAGAACCCGAAGAACGGCCTTCATTTCGTCGGCTACGCCGATCCCGATTCCCCCGCAGGGCATCTCCGCGCCGGGCAGACCGGAGACAAGGTGGTGCTTGATTCGCGCTACGGGCCGGTCGCCCGCAAGTGCGAGATGGAAATCTTCGACTTCAGCGGCCACGCCACGCGCGAGTCGCTGCTTGAGTTCATTCTCAAGGTCCGTCCGAAGAAGGCTTTCCTCGTCCACGGCGATCCCAAGGCGAGCAATTGGTTCGTCGATCAGCTCCGCGAAAAGCTGCCGAAGACCGAGACGATCATCCCGCAGCCGGGAACGGATTACCGGATCGATTGA
- a CDS encoding SpoIIE family protein phosphatase yields the protein MTSPESSGFTPEDTERLSLALKASNEGIWDWWVGKPDVHYSRRILEFLECSEIAAPNIFLPPHGEIHPDDRDRFTRALANVLNPAGPELFAIDCRLQTGGGHWRWLRIRGTVVRGRNGEAVRIAGSMIDISLRKQAEGQIEDERHILRSLIDRVPLQIYFKDLDSRFVLVNGQMAEWNGQPSPESVIGKHDRDFFASAHWQEAEADEKQIMTSGQAVTEKVEREEREDGKVTWVLTSKFPWFDRSGHVKGTFGVSSDVTELVTAKQAATDLAAELQIRNQAYEEELQLAREIQHALAGSSFPEVSTERAALRFGARYLPISGLAGDFFEVLRISDDSVGMLICDVMGHGVRSALIVAMLRGLLEKQRRSASDPSAFLRGLNNGLHAILDRAGATMFATAFYAVIDLGEGTLRYASAGHPGGIATGPAGVQQLASGKKQKGPGLGLIAKADYPSGEIPLEGVRRLLLFTDGILEAENPDGEPFLEKRLMETAASSNGETLEQMLDLVLNRVLQYSDSHHFDDDVCLLGVEVLPVAAAAGV from the coding sequence ATGACCTCGCCGGAAAGCAGCGGATTCACCCCCGAGGATACTGAGCGCCTGAGCCTCGCCCTGAAGGCCTCCAATGAAGGAATCTGGGACTGGTGGGTCGGCAAGCCGGACGTCCACTACTCGCGCCGCATCCTGGAATTCCTCGAGTGCAGCGAAATCGCCGCGCCGAATATCTTCCTGCCGCCCCACGGGGAAATCCATCCGGACGACCGCGACCGCTTCACCCGCGCGCTGGCGAATGTCCTCAACCCCGCCGGCCCGGAGCTTTTCGCCATCGATTGCCGGCTCCAGACCGGCGGCGGCCACTGGCGCTGGCTGCGCATCCGCGGCACCGTGGTCCGCGGCCGCAACGGCGAGGCCGTGCGGATCGCCGGCTCGATGATCGATATTTCCCTGCGCAAGCAGGCGGAAGGGCAGATCGAGGACGAGCGCCACATCCTGCGCTCGCTGATTGATCGCGTGCCACTGCAGATCTATTTCAAGGACCTCGATTCCCGCTTCGTGCTGGTGAATGGCCAAATGGCCGAGTGGAACGGCCAGCCGAGCCCCGAGTCGGTGATCGGAAAGCACGACCGGGATTTCTTCGCTTCGGCCCACTGGCAGGAGGCGGAGGCGGATGAAAAGCAGATCATGACGAGCGGCCAAGCGGTCACCGAAAAGGTCGAGCGCGAGGAGCGCGAGGACGGGAAGGTGACCTGGGTGCTGACCTCGAAGTTCCCGTGGTTCGATCGTAGCGGCCATGTGAAGGGCACTTTCGGCGTCTCCAGCGACGTCACCGAACTCGTCACCGCCAAGCAGGCCGCCACCGACCTGGCCGCTGAACTCCAGATCCGCAACCAAGCCTACGAGGAGGAACTCCAGCTCGCCCGGGAGATCCAGCACGCCCTTGCCGGCTCGTCCTTTCCAGAAGTCTCGACCGAGCGCGCGGCACTTCGTTTCGGCGCGCGCTACCTGCCGATCTCCGGCCTGGCGGGTGATTTCTTCGAGGTGCTGCGCATTTCCGACGACTCGGTCGGCATGCTGATCTGTGACGTGATGGGCCACGGCGTCCGCTCCGCGCTGATCGTCGCGATGCTACGCGGTCTTTTGGAAAAGCAGCGCCGCAGTGCCAGCGACCCGTCCGCCTTCCTCCGCGGCCTGAACAATGGCCTGCACGCCATTCTCGACCGTGCGGGAGCGACCATGTTCGCCACCGCTTTCTATGCGGTCATCGATCTCGGCGAGGGCACGCTGCGCTACGCCAGTGCCGGGCATCCCGGCGGCATCGCCACCGGCCCCGCCGGAGTCCAGCAACTCGCCTCCGGGAAAAAGCAAAAGGGCCCCGGCCTCGGTCTCATTGCCAAGGCCGACTACCCCTCGGGCGAAATCCCGCTCGAGGGCGTGAGGCGCCTGCTGCTCTTCACCGATGGCATCCTCGAAGCCGAAAATCCGGACGGCGAACCCTTCCTCGAAAAGCGCCTGATGGAAACCGCCGCCAGCTCCAATGGCGAGACGCTGGAGCAGATGCTCGATCTGGTCCTCAACCGCGTCCTCCAGTATTCCGATAGCCACCATTTCGACGACGACGTCTGCCTGCTCGGTGTGGAGGTTTTGCCTGTGGCTGCCGCGGCAGGAGTCTGA
- a CDS encoding family 16 glycoside hydrolase: MKAAALFSLLAAAPLVAAEKAPEVEVPPCCASNSRTAAMENDLFTDPAKWTFGDAKAWKWSGEGKDRVLQLISQSTVKPKYRSPFNLAWFEGKEWKDFTLTAELRLTKFDEGNNDLCIAFGRAAENRFYYAHLGEKADEPHHQIHIVDEADRKPITTFRTAGTPWKEGTWHQVKIVRNTATGDIGVWFDDMEKPVLTAKDKTLDWGKIGLGSFDDLGEFRHVKVKGTSR; this comes from the coding sequence ATGAAAGCTGCCGCCTTGTTTTCCCTGCTTGCTGCCGCCCCGCTGGTCGCCGCCGAAAAAGCACCCGAGGTGGAGGTTCCGCCGTGTTGCGCGTCAAACAGCCGCACCGCAGCGATGGAAAATGACCTTTTCACCGATCCCGCCAAGTGGACCTTCGGCGATGCCAAGGCGTGGAAATGGAGCGGGGAGGGGAAGGACCGCGTGCTCCAGCTCATCTCGCAAAGCACGGTGAAGCCCAAGTACCGCAGCCCCTTCAATCTGGCGTGGTTCGAGGGGAAGGAGTGGAAGGACTTCACCCTGACCGCGGAGCTGCGGCTGACGAAGTTCGACGAGGGGAACAATGACCTGTGTATCGCTTTCGGCCGCGCCGCCGAGAACCGCTTCTACTACGCCCACCTCGGCGAAAAGGCGGATGAACCGCACCACCAGATCCACATCGTGGACGAGGCCGACCGCAAGCCGATCACGACCTTCCGCACCGCTGGCACACCGTGGAAGGAAGGCACCTGGCACCAGGTGAAGATCGTCCGCAACACCGCCACCGGCGATATCGGCGTGTGGTTCGATGACATGGAGAAGCCGGTCCTAACCGCGAAGGACAAGACCCTCGACTGGGGAAAGATCGGGCTCGGCTCCTTCGATGACCTCGGGGAGTTCCGCCATGTGAAGGTGAAGGGTACTTCCCGGTGA
- a CDS encoding WD40 repeat domain-containing protein — protein sequence MTSRLLTLGACLMPVVVFAQGPLAPPAGAPAPTMKSLQELWDRIGTVESQLTQLKAQNRVLSGLLSSSSVNFAWIVTAVDSSVNVGATSLRFGKDGEPAIAYNDATNFDLRFARYNGSTWTTTPVDVAGSVGSYCSLAFAPDGQPAIAYYDFTNTNLKYSKFNGSTWQSVTVENSAGDVGRYPSLAFGPDGQPAISYYDLSNSNLKIARFTSGWVATTVDNNAADVGSYSSLAFGPDGQPAISYFDGTNYDLKFARFNGASWSIEAIDASNATGQSTSLAFGPDGQPAIAHYYVAAEAIRMARYNGSTWTVTGIGSTGNTSGSTSLAFGPDGQPAVAYSVTPLIHLDFARYDGSTWKISSVNSPSQGGTNPSLAFGPDGQPAISYSNNSSLIFVRKGVFQPAP from the coding sequence ATGACCTCCCGGCTTCTCACTCTTGGCGCGTGCTTGATGCCGGTCGTCGTCTTCGCGCAAGGACCCTTGGCCCCTCCAGCTGGTGCGCCTGCTCCGACGATGAAGTCCCTGCAGGAGCTCTGGGACCGGATCGGCACGGTGGAATCCCAGCTCACCCAGCTAAAGGCGCAGAACCGGGTGCTTTCCGGCTTGCTGTCATCCTCGTCCGTCAATTTCGCGTGGATCGTCACTGCCGTCGACAGTTCGGTGAACGTGGGCGCGACCTCGCTCAGGTTCGGGAAGGATGGCGAACCCGCCATCGCCTACAACGACGCCACCAATTTCGATCTCCGCTTTGCTCGCTATAATGGCAGCACATGGACGACCACCCCGGTCGATGTGGCGGGCTCGGTCGGTAGCTACTGCTCGCTCGCCTTTGCACCGGATGGCCAGCCGGCCATCGCCTACTACGACTTCACCAATACCAATCTCAAGTATTCGAAGTTCAACGGCTCCACCTGGCAATCCGTCACCGTCGAGAATAGTGCCGGGGACGTCGGCCGGTATCCTTCGCTGGCCTTCGGTCCGGATGGGCAGCCTGCGATTTCATACTACGATCTTAGTAATTCCAATCTCAAGATTGCCCGTTTCACTTCCGGCTGGGTGGCGACGACGGTAGACAACAACGCGGCCGACGTCGGCTCTTATAGTTCGCTCGCTTTCGGTCCCGATGGCCAACCCGCGATCTCGTATTTCGATGGAACGAACTACGACCTCAAGTTCGCACGATTCAACGGAGCATCCTGGAGTATTGAGGCGATTGACGCCAGCAACGCGACCGGCCAATCCACCTCGCTCGCCTTCGGCCCCGACGGCCAGCCCGCCATCGCCCACTACTATGTGGCGGCGGAGGCCATCCGGATGGCACGCTACAATGGCAGCACTTGGACGGTCACAGGGATTGGCAGCACCGGAAACACCAGCGGCAGCACCTCCCTTGCCTTCGGCCCCGATGGCCAGCCGGCGGTCGCGTATTCGGTGACACCTTTGATTCATCTAGATTTCGCCCGCTACGACGGAAGCACTTGGAAGATCTCAAGCGTGAACAGCCCGAGCCAAGGCGGCACGAACCCCTCGCTCGCGTTCGGTCCTGACGGCCAGCCAGCCATCTCCTACTCTAACAACTCCTCCCTGATCTTCGTTCGCAAGGGCGTCTTCCAGCCCGCACCGTAA
- a CDS encoding right-handed parallel beta-helix repeat-containing protein has product MKRLILLLLAAVPAFAQGPLIPPVGPPVPSMKTLDQIEARTPIESLPITISAPGSYYFTKNLQHTGAGHAITITSNNVTLDLGGFTLSSTAAVSGRGIVVNGGLNNITIRNGNITGTTTVSISGAPPSQTWTATPGGFETGLYADAASGIPFGAFRNMTVENLQVSGCRTWGIVAYYATVTNSSVASNGSEGLIVSEGTVNNCIAKYNGSSGISGATVYGSSAQHNGGRGIFGTTVTSSASMFNAQDGILASSGSVTACTALYNHASTGTYYDLNATDAVIASTKYGTGNVTGSSIDGERRTAIDSLPVTISTPGSYYFTKNLESTGGGHAITITSNNVTLDLGGFTLSSTAAVTARGIVVNGGLTNITIKNGNITGTTTVSVSGAPPSQTWTATPGGFETGLYADASSGYPYGAFRNMTVENLQVSGCRTWGIVAYYATVTNSSVASNGSEGLIVSEGTVTNCIAKYNGSSGISGATVTGSSAQHNGGRGMFGNTITSSVAMFNGQDGILASSGSVTSSTALYNHTSTGTYYDLNATDAVVALSKYGTGLTTGSTLTGNKTP; this is encoded by the coding sequence ATGAAACGACTGATCCTCCTGTTGCTGGCCGCTGTTCCGGCCTTCGCCCAAGGTCCGCTGATCCCGCCGGTGGGTCCGCCTGTGCCTTCGATGAAGACGCTCGATCAAATCGAAGCGCGTACGCCGATCGAATCGTTGCCCATTACCATCAGTGCTCCAGGGAGCTACTACTTCACGAAGAACCTCCAGCATACTGGAGCAGGCCATGCCATCACGATCACCTCTAACAACGTCACGCTTGATCTCGGTGGCTTCACCTTGAGCTCCACCGCTGCTGTCAGCGGCAGGGGCATTGTCGTCAACGGCGGTCTCAACAACATCACGATCAGGAACGGCAACATCACCGGGACCACCACGGTCTCCATCTCCGGCGCCCCTCCCAGTCAGACGTGGACAGCGACCCCCGGTGGGTTTGAGACCGGGCTGTATGCCGATGCCGCCTCCGGTATCCCGTTTGGCGCCTTCCGGAACATGACGGTGGAAAACCTCCAGGTAAGCGGCTGCCGCACCTGGGGAATTGTCGCCTACTATGCGACAGTCACCAACTCGTCGGTCGCGTCAAATGGCAGCGAGGGACTCATCGTCTCGGAAGGCACCGTCAACAATTGCATCGCCAAATACAACGGCAGCTCTGGAATATCCGGGGCCACCGTCTATGGCTCCAGCGCCCAGCACAATGGAGGCAGAGGGATCTTCGGCACTACCGTCACCAGTTCGGCATCCATGTTCAATGCCCAGGACGGGATCCTTGCTTCCTCGGGAAGCGTCACTGCTTGCACAGCTCTATACAACCACGCCTCGACGGGGACCTATTACGATCTCAATGCCACCGACGCCGTGATCGCCTCCACGAAGTACGGGACAGGCAATGTGACCGGCAGTTCCATCGATGGCGAGCGGCGCACGGCGATCGACTCGCTGCCCGTTACCATCAGCACTCCCGGAAGCTACTACTTCACCAAGAACCTCGAGTCCACCGGTGGAGGGCATGCCATCACCATCACCTCTAACAACGTCACGCTCGACCTCGGCGGCTTCACCCTGAGTTCCACCGCTGCAGTGACCGCCAGGGGTATCGTTGTGAACGGTGGTCTCACCAACATCACGATCAAGAATGGCAACATCACCGGGACCACCACCGTCTCCGTCTCCGGTGCCCCTCCCAGTCAGACCTGGACAGCGACCCCTGGCGGGTTCGAGACCGGACTGTATGCCGACGCCAGCTCTGGCTATCCGTATGGCGCCTTCCGGAACATGACCGTGGAAAACCTCCAGGTCAGCGGCTGTCGAACCTGGGGAATTGTCGCCTACTACGCGACCGTCACCAACTCGTCGGTCGCGTCGAATGGCAGCGAGGGACTCATCGTCTCGGAAGGCACCGTCACCAATTGCATCGCCAAATACAACGGGAGTTCCGGGATATCCGGGGCAACCGTCACCGGCTCCAGCGCCCAGCACAATGGAGGCAGAGGAATGTTCGGCAATACCATCACCAGTTCGGTAGCCATGTTCAATGGCCAGGACGGCATCCTTGCCTCTTCGGGAAGCGTCACCTCCAGCACCGCTTTATACAACCACACCTCCACCGGAACCTACTACGATCTCAACGCCACCGACGCCGTGGTCGCTCTCTCCAAATACGGTACGGGCCTCACCACCGGCAGCACGCTTACCGGAAACAAGACGCCCTGA
- a CDS encoding MlaD family protein translates to MGESSKKTELWVGLFVFIGLALLGALIVQFGRFGDKLHGKYQILVVFDDASGLIKGSEIRMGGARIGKVDDHPELNSEVKVQVVMSINEPIHIPENSMIQIASATLLGDKMIVITPPPKSESTGRFLEPGAVVRGGGASGLDAIQNNAESISRDARKLMEDAGATFKKVDAAVDDIRSVAHRLTTTMDKVNGSLLSEENLKSLSSTLTNFEKASAELTPTVAEARDAIAAFEKASNSAQGTFANADKRIEELKPALEEVPKAVASISRAADKAGNAIDRAEQGNGLLGTLAYDHDVSDDAKVFIRNLRQQGILRYRDKETPEDDPRNRFRGRRR, encoded by the coding sequence ATGGGAGAATCTTCCAAGAAGACGGAGCTCTGGGTGGGGCTGTTCGTGTTCATCGGTCTCGCCCTGCTCGGGGCATTGATCGTCCAGTTCGGGCGATTCGGCGACAAGCTCCACGGGAAATACCAGATCCTGGTCGTCTTTGACGATGCGTCCGGTCTGATCAAGGGCTCCGAGATCCGCATGGGCGGTGCCCGCATCGGCAAGGTGGACGATCATCCCGAGCTGAATTCGGAAGTGAAGGTGCAGGTGGTCATGAGCATCAACGAGCCGATCCACATCCCGGAGAACTCGATGATCCAGATCGCCTCCGCCACCCTGCTCGGTGACAAGATGATCGTCATCACCCCGCCGCCGAAGTCGGAGTCCACCGGCCGCTTTCTCGAGCCCGGTGCGGTCGTTCGCGGCGGTGGAGCGTCGGGACTGGACGCCATTCAGAACAATGCCGAATCGATCAGCCGCGACGCGCGCAAGCTGATGGAAGATGCCGGCGCGACCTTCAAGAAGGTGGACGCCGCGGTCGATGACATCCGCTCGGTGGCCCACCGGCTGACCACGACCATGGACAAGGTCAATGGCTCCCTCTTGTCCGAAGAGAATCTCAAGAGTCTCAGCAGCACCCTGACGAACTTCGAGAAAGCCTCTGCCGAGCTGACGCCGACCGTCGCTGAAGCTCGCGACGCAATCGCCGCCTTCGAAAAGGCGTCTAACAGCGCCCAGGGAACCTTCGCCAATGCCGACAAGCGCATCGAGGAGCTGAAGCCCGCGCTGGAGGAAGTGCCGAAGGCCGTGGCCTCGATCTCCCGCGCCGCCGACAAGGCTGGCAACGCGATCGACCGCGCCGAGCAGGGCAACGGCCTGTTAGGCACGCTCGCCTACGACCATGACGTCTCGGACGATGCCAAGGTCTTCATCCGCAACCTGCGCCAGCAAGGCATCCTCCGCTACCGCGACAAGGAAACGCCGGAGGACGATCCGCGGAACCGGTTCCGGGGGAGACGGCGGTGA